One region of Macadamia integrifolia cultivar HAES 741 chromosome 11, SCU_Mint_v3, whole genome shotgun sequence genomic DNA includes:
- the LOC122093732 gene encoding peroxisomal membrane protein 11A-like, translated as MGSKAPSLQDPKTDAARATKERDFLNHLEAYLAKRDGVDKLLKICRYASKIALASSVLPETLPLSRRLKSFESSVGVTRKAFRLGKFVQDLNALRNASVDSNQELFLSIIAYGGEGLYYFIEQFVWLAKAGLIDSRHSSSLQKISACTEFIGYFGSVALKIMDLKKIAEEEARVKSRIEIATLRSEGCNKEALEMRKLELKRLMKKLSIVQDFADGLMALADTRDGKGALTNPLLLASAGLLSALISTHKNWLSC; from the coding sequence ATGGGATCTAAAGCTCCTTCGTTACAAGACCCTAAAACTGATGCTGCGAGAGCTACGAAAGAGAGGGATTTCCTGAATCATCTCGAAGCCTACCTCGCCAAGAGAGATGGCGTTGACAAGCTCCTCAAGATCTGCCGATACGCTTCCAAGATCGCCCTTGCTTCATCCGTCCTCCCTGAAACTCTCCCTCTGAGTCGTCGTCTCAAAAGCTTCGAATCGAGCGTCGGCGTTACCCGTAAGGCCTTTCGATTAGGTAAATTCGTTCAGGATTTGAACGCTTTGAGGAACGCCAGTGTCGATTCCAACCAAGAGTTATTCCTTTCAATCATCGCTTATGGCGGCGAGGGTTTGTATTACTTCATCGAGCAATTCGTTTGGTTGGCCAAAGCTGGTCTAATCGACAGTAGGCACTCGTCGAGTCTACAGAAAATTAGCGCTTGCACGGAATTTATAGGGTATTTCGGTAGTGTTGCCTTGAAAATTATGGATCTGAAGAAGATTGCGGAGGAGGAAGCTCGAGTGAAGTCTAGGATCGAGATTGCGACGCTGAGGAGTGAAGGGTGCAACAAGGAAGCTTTGGAGATGCGTAAATTGGAGCTTAAGAGATTAATGAAGAAGCTCTCGATTGTTCAAGATTTCGCGGACGGATTGATGGCTTTAGCTGATACACGAGACGGAAAAGGGGCGCTTACGAATCCACTCCTCTTAGCATCTGCAGGGCTGCTCTCAGCTCTCATTAGTACTCATAAGAATTGGTTGTCTTGTTAA